TGCGCATACGGGTCTTTATTACTGCTCCACCCAGTTCGAGGCCAACCTTAGCGATCACCCCCAGGATATTGCGTTGAGCAACCGGGGCGTCGGGGCCCATGACAAAATCGGGGCCACCAAGGATATAGAAGTGAGTAGTATGGTCGGTGACATAGAAAGCGCTATAAAAAAGCTCACGGAGCTTCTTGGCTGGTTCTGGCGGGTCAACGTGGAACAATGCGTCAAGGGCCTTGGTGGCTGCTAAGTGATGTGCCTCGGGACAAACACCGCAGATCCTCTGCGTAATTTGAGGCATGTCTTCAGCTAGCCGTCCCTCAGTAAACTTCTCAAAGCCTCGTAACTCTGGAACTTGAAAGTATGTATTGGCTACTTCGCCGGCATCGTTGAGGAAAATCTCTATTTTGCCGTGACCCTCAAGGCGCGTTATAGGATCAATCGTAATTCTTTTCATTTTATTCTCGCCCTCCCAAGCAGAGACTGTGGCAGAGTGTACCTGTAGAATGTACCGGCTGGGTCAGGAATATCGTCTATAATCTTCTGTATTTGATCAGGATCGTTTGAATCAATGACCGAGGCTAATGCGCTCAGAAAATGACTCCCCTGGTCAGTAACCCCCTCAACAGGACCGTAGCATCCGGTGCAAGGCATATTAGCTTGGGGGCAGGGGGCACCACAGCCTCCCCGTGTGCACATACCGGCGCACGGCAAACCCTGCTCCAGTAGGCAGATTTCCGGCTCGGGGATAATCTGAAAGGGCCGGTAGAATTTGGTAACCTTCTTAACATCCTTTTTACGTGGACAATCATCGCAAACAGCCTTTGCATTATGGGAAATCACCGTTCCTCTGGGCGGTAATTTATTCTCAATCAACGACTCCAAAGCCAGCCATGTTGTCCTCTCTTCTGGAGGGCAACCCGGAATGATGTAATCAACATCCACGGTCTGCGCAAGACTGTGAACGGTGTCGAAAAATTCTGGGATAGTGAGGATACCTTCCGGAGCTTGATACTTTGTTTGCGGTATCGTTTTCTCATTATTGAGAGTAGAAGGTGTTTCCAAGTAGGCTC
The window above is part of the Chloroflexota bacterium genome. Proteins encoded here:
- a CDS encoding oxidoreductase, with protein sequence MAKIKLALYWAASCGGCEIAQLQIGEKILKLIEVADIVFWPVAIDVKYKDVEAMPNQSIDVCLFNGAIRTSEQKHMAKMLREKSKVLIAYGACAYNGGIPGLANLYNRQMIFDRAYLETPSTLNNEKTIPQTKYQAPEGILTIPEFFDTVHSLAQTVDVDYIIPGCPPEERTTWLALESLIENKLPPRGTVISHNAKAVCDDCPRKKDVKKVTKFYRPFQIIPEPEICLLEQGLPCAGMCTRGGCGAPCPQANMPCTGCYGPVEGVTDQGSHFLSALASVIDSNDPDQIQKIIDDIPDPAGTFYRYTLPQSLLGRARIK